A region of Mammaliicoccus sp. Dog046 DNA encodes the following proteins:
- a CDS encoding DUF6612 family protein, whose translation MKLRILGSIFLSSTLLLAACGNDEKSSSDVVKDLQSDAKKVESYHTDNQVEIAPKGQEAQKVKIGMDVDKKQTAKLDMDQAGQKMQIYVQGKKMLAQTQGQWIDLSSEVKNMDIDSSLDQLNYEKYAKSLSAFKDAESKKVDNGYQLTYNIKDKKDFTKLANASGNKKQLQQFEKQIDKVSGKAVLNVNKKNQISSYKLNAKLSKGKQSANLKSNIKYTKLNKVDEIKIPDEAKKAKKIEDIQKGASNKAS comes from the coding sequence ATGAAATTAAGAATTTTAGGAAGTATATTCCTTTCATCAACATTACTTTTAGCTGCATGTGGCAATGATGAAAAAAGCTCAAGTGATGTAGTTAAAGATTTACAAAGCGATGCTAAAAAAGTTGAAAGTTATCACACAGATAACCAAGTTGAAATTGCACCAAAAGGTCAAGAGGCCCAAAAAGTTAAAATTGGTATGGATGTTGATAAAAAACAAACAGCTAAATTAGACATGGATCAAGCTGGACAAAAAATGCAAATTTATGTTCAAGGTAAAAAAATGTTAGCACAAACACAAGGTCAATGGATTGATTTATCTTCTGAAGTGAAAAACATGGATATTGATAGTTCATTAGATCAATTAAACTATGAAAAATATGCTAAATCATTAAGTGCTTTCAAAGATGCTGAGTCTAAAAAAGTAGATAATGGTTATCAATTAACTTACAATATTAAAGATAAAAAAGATTTTACTAAATTAGCAAATGCATCAGGTAATAAAAAACAACTTCAACAATTTGAAAAACAAATTGATAAAGTTAGTGGTAAAGCAGTATTGAATGTTAATAAGAAAAATCAAATTTCTTCTTATAAACTCAATGCAAAATTATCAAAAGGTAAACAATCAGCTAACTTGAAATCAAATATTAAATATACTAAATTAAACAAAGTTGATGAAATTAAAATACCAGATGAAGCAAAAAAAGCTAAGAAAATAGAAGATATCCAAAAAGGTGCAAGTAATAAAGCATCATAA
- a CDS encoding ABC transporter permease, with amino-acid sequence MTNENLWNQILDYYQTNSGYVFQLFLNHLLISVYGVLFAVIVGIPIGVFIARYGKLSGFVISFANIIQTVPALALLAILMLAMGLGSNTVVMAVFLYALLPIIKNTYTGINNVDSSIKDAGKGMGMTSKQILTMVELPLALSVMIGGIRIAFVIAIGVTAIGSFIGSSTLGDIIIRGTNATDGTSLILAGAIPTALLAVLSDLFLGYIEKRLDPTKRKHKGPKTQTLSE; translated from the coding sequence ATGACAAACGAAAATTTATGGAATCAAATACTCGATTATTACCAAACAAATAGTGGTTATGTGTTTCAACTATTCCTAAATCATCTACTTATTTCTGTTTACGGAGTTTTATTTGCGGTAATAGTAGGTATTCCAATCGGTGTGTTTATTGCACGCTATGGCAAACTATCAGGATTTGTAATTTCATTTGCTAACATTATTCAAACAGTGCCTGCACTTGCCCTACTCGCAATATTAATGTTAGCAATGGGTCTTGGATCAAATACAGTAGTAATGGCCGTATTTTTATACGCTTTACTACCAATTATCAAAAATACGTACACAGGCATTAATAACGTAGATTCAAGTATTAAAGATGCAGGTAAAGGAATGGGTATGACTTCAAAACAAATCTTAACCATGGTAGAATTACCACTCGCATTGTCAGTAATGATTGGTGGAATTAGAATCGCATTTGTAATCGCAATTGGTGTAACAGCAATCGGTTCATTTATAGGATCGTCTACACTTGGTGATATCATCATAAGAGGTACAAATGCAACTGATGGAACATCATTAATATTAGCAGGCGCAATCCCTACTGCATTATTAGCAGTGCTAAGTGACTTATTCTTAGGTTATATTGAAAAAAGATTAGACCCAACAAAGAGAAAACACAAAGGACCAAAAACACAAACACTTTCGGAGTGA
- a CDS encoding osmoprotectant ABC transporter substrate-binding protein codes for MNRYFKLLLPIMALSIILSGCSLPFLGGSGSKDAIKIGMQYTSESQIMGHMNKLMIEHEAKKEHIDENNIQLINNLGSSTVTFNAQNNGDVNISSARYTGTDLTGTLNKKPVSDPKEAMRIVKQSFDKDYHQKWYGSYGFENTYAMMVTKETVKKYHLKKVSDLKKVSSKLEAGVDSSWMKRPGDGYPAFKKKYGFDFKTTRPMQIGLVYDALKNGKMDVVLGYTTDGRIASYDLVVLEDDLNFFPPYDASPLVTKSLIKEKPYVDKAMKKLEGKISTKEMQKLNYEADNNLKEPAVIAEAFLKKHNYFDDEKDGE; via the coding sequence ATGAATAGATATTTTAAATTATTATTGCCGATTATGGCATTATCAATCATTTTATCTGGATGTTCCCTACCTTTTCTTGGTGGTTCAGGTAGTAAAGATGCGATAAAAATAGGCATGCAATATACAAGTGAATCACAAATAATGGGTCATATGAATAAATTAATGATTGAACACGAAGCTAAAAAAGAACACATTGATGAAAATAACATTCAACTCATCAATAATTTAGGTTCTTCAACCGTTACATTTAACGCACAGAATAATGGTGATGTGAATATTTCAAGTGCGAGATATACAGGTACAGATTTAACAGGAACATTAAATAAAAAGCCAGTTTCTGACCCTAAGGAAGCTATGCGTATTGTTAAGCAATCATTCGATAAAGACTATCATCAAAAATGGTACGGCTCATACGGATTTGAAAACACTTATGCCATGATGGTCACGAAAGAAACAGTTAAGAAATATCATCTTAAAAAAGTTTCCGACTTAAAGAAAGTCTCAAGTAAATTAGAAGCAGGTGTGGATTCATCTTGGATGAAACGACCTGGCGATGGCTACCCTGCATTTAAAAAGAAATATGGATTCGATTTTAAAACGACACGACCAATGCAAATCGGATTGGTTTATGACGCTTTGAAAAATGGCAAAATGGATGTCGTTCTTGGTTATACTACAGATGGACGAATTGCAAGTTATGATTTAGTGGTCTTAGAAGATGATTTAAACTTCTTCCCACCATACGATGCCAGTCCATTAGTCACTAAATCACTTATAAAAGAAAAACCATATGTCGACAAAGCCATGAAAAAATTAGAAGGCAAAATTTCAACTAAAGAAATGCAAAAGCTAAATTATGAAGCAGACAATAATCTTAAAGAACCTGCCGTAATAGCAGAAGCTTTTCTGAAGAAACATAATTACTTTGATGATGAAAAGGATGGTGAATAA
- a CDS encoding ABC transporter permease, whose product MIEFLRVNGNELLQKTMEHFYISLLALLLAIIVAIPLGILLTRTKKIAKIVLSTASVLQTVPSLAVLALMIPFIGVGKLPAILALFIYILLPILNNTYIGINNVDKNVKAAGLSMGMTKFQEMFMVELPLAISVIMSGVRLSSVYAISWATLASFIGAGGLGDFIFNGLNLYQPDLIIGGAISVTLIALLMDLFLSKVEKWVTPKGLKVSR is encoded by the coding sequence GTGATTGAATTTTTACGAGTCAATGGTAATGAACTTTTACAAAAAACAATGGAACACTTTTATATTTCACTGCTAGCTTTACTATTAGCTATTATCGTAGCTATTCCATTAGGCATATTACTCACACGCACGAAAAAAATTGCCAAAATCGTATTGTCTACAGCAAGTGTTTTACAAACAGTGCCATCGTTAGCAGTATTAGCACTTATGATTCCATTCATCGGTGTCGGTAAATTACCTGCTATATTAGCTTTATTCATATATATATTGTTACCAATACTCAACAATACATACATCGGGATTAACAATGTTGATAAAAATGTTAAAGCAGCAGGTTTAAGTATGGGAATGACTAAATTCCAAGAAATGTTTATGGTCGAATTACCACTTGCCATTTCAGTTATCATGAGTGGTGTTCGCCTTTCAAGTGTATACGCAATCAGCTGGGCAACTTTAGCCAGTTTTATCGGTGCAGGTGGATTAGGTGATTTCATATTCAACGGTTTAAATCTCTATCAACCAGATTTAATCATCGGCGGTGCAATTAGTGTTACATTAATCGCGTTGTTGATGGACTTATTCCTATCAAAAGTTGAAAAATGGGTTACACCAAAAGGATTAAAAGTTTCAAGATAA
- a CDS encoding betaine/proline/choline family ABC transporter ATP-binding protein (Members of the family are the ATP-binding subunit of ABC transporters for substrates such as betaine, L-proline or other amino acids, choline, carnitine, etc. The substrate specificity is best determined from the substrate-binding subunit, rather than this subunit, as it interacts with the permease subunit and not with substrate directly.), translated as MLSINGLTKVYRGGKKAVDSIDMEIESGEFIAFIGTSGSGKTTALRMINRMIEPTSGTINLNGKNLSKMNAVNLRRNIGYVIQQIGLMPHMTIRDNIVLVPKLLKWTKEKKEEKAKELIKLVDLPESYLDLYPSQLSGGQQQRIGVVRALAADQDIILMDEPFGALDPITRDTLQDLVKTLQKKLGKTIIFVTHDMDEAIKLADRICIMSEGKIVQFDTPNNILKHPANDFVREFIGQNRLIQDRPNLKVVDDAMISPITITSEKTIDEAVTVMRNKRVDTLFVTNQKNKLIGYIDIEDLNEGYRKGVDIIDIMHRDIYTVKTGTMLQDSVRTILKRNVRLIPVVNEQYYIKGVITRASLVDIVYDSIWGMTEEEAENSEIK; from the coding sequence ATGTTATCTATTAATGGTTTAACTAAAGTCTACCGGGGTGGAAAGAAAGCAGTAGACAGTATTGATATGGAAATTGAATCGGGAGAATTTATCGCTTTTATCGGAACAAGTGGTAGCGGTAAAACAACTGCCTTAAGAATGATTAACCGCATGATTGAACCAACAAGTGGCACAATTAATTTAAATGGTAAAAATTTAAGTAAAATGAATGCTGTAAACTTAAGAAGAAATATCGGTTATGTTATTCAACAAATTGGTTTAATGCCACATATGACTATTAGAGATAATATCGTTCTCGTTCCAAAGTTACTTAAATGGACGAAAGAAAAGAAAGAAGAAAAAGCTAAAGAATTAATTAAACTGGTCGATTTACCAGAATCATATTTAGATTTATACCCTTCACAACTATCAGGAGGCCAACAACAACGTATAGGTGTTGTCCGTGCACTTGCTGCGGACCAAGATATTATTTTAATGGATGAACCATTTGGTGCATTAGACCCTATTACGAGAGATACGTTACAAGATCTTGTCAAAACATTACAGAAAAAATTAGGTAAAACGATTATATTTGTAACTCATGACATGGATGAAGCAATTAAATTAGCCGATCGTATTTGTATTATGTCAGAAGGTAAAATCGTTCAATTTGATACACCTAATAATATACTGAAACATCCAGCTAATGACTTTGTGCGCGAATTCATCGGTCAAAACCGCTTAATTCAAGATCGTCCTAACCTTAAAGTCGTGGATGACGCGATGATTTCACCGATTACGATTACTTCTGAAAAAACGATCGACGAAGCCGTAACCGTGATGAGAAATAAACGTGTAGATACGCTTTTCGTTACGAATCAGAAAAACAAATTAATTGGTTATATCGATATTGAAGATTTAAATGAAGGTTACAGAAAAGGCGTCGATATTATAGACATTATGCATCGAGACATCTACACAGTTAAGACAGGAACAATGCTACAGGACTCTGTACGAACAATTTTAAAAAGAAATGTCCGTTTAATCCCTGTTGTCAATGAACAATATTACATCAAAGGTGTTATTACAAGAGCAAGTTTAGTAGACATCGTATATGACTCTATTTGGGGCATGACAGAAGAAGAAGCAGAAAATAGCGAAATTAAATAA
- a CDS encoding FAD/NAD(P)-binding protein: MKVAIIGMGTAGVSTLNQLSKHKQFKNITVDIYDNREDMGMGKPFQNDSEKLLINLPANQMTLNPNDEKDFKKWYKQNDTFDYGKSKYLPRFVFGHYMKSILNELVNKNDNIFMHNHKVESCYVIEKENKWGNKPFEICYKEGESAHKKQYDYVFITIGVLPYKDPFELSGLQGYISSPYPTTQSLRDVNEKDDIVIVGTGLSAIDVIRYVMDNHQKFPIVVTSRNAQFPTVRGTRHHIEMKYINAEQVEVLKKKNDGFLTLEDVDDLFEKECEHQNINFKKLLYRFKRDNVYNMKYDMRHEDEVGQFQAFMTEFKHQIVPIWNALTLEDKSQFISKYGHHIKRNTNPMPQSTAKQLIEWIENGDLIVKEGLENVRKYYGKFRLKFENEDIEDRYHYVINASGPKTQLNELENGEHFIKDLENKQIVAPHPFGGILVKPYSNEVISPKYGTLNNIKVIGQLTSGVHFDMNGVSLLVEQTVHASTAFYENFTVQKENKKHKKSKKNKKTKKNKSKKK; this comes from the coding sequence TTGAAAGTTGCAATTATAGGTATGGGAACCGCTGGTGTAAGTACGCTTAACCAATTGAGTAAGCATAAACAATTTAAAAATATAACTGTCGATATATATGATAATCGCGAAGATATGGGAATGGGGAAACCTTTTCAAAATGACAGTGAGAAATTGCTCATTAATTTACCAGCTAATCAAATGACTTTAAATCCAAATGACGAGAAGGATTTTAAAAAGTGGTATAAACAAAATGATACTTTTGATTATGGGAAATCTAAGTATTTACCGAGATTCGTTTTCGGGCATTACATGAAATCAATCTTGAATGAATTAGTAAATAAAAACGATAATATTTTTATGCATAATCATAAAGTTGAAAGTTGTTATGTTATTGAGAAAGAAAATAAATGGGGGAATAAACCATTTGAAATTTGTTATAAAGAAGGCGAATCGGCTCATAAGAAACAATATGATTATGTCTTTATCACTATAGGCGTATTACCGTATAAAGATCCGTTTGAACTGTCAGGATTACAAGGATATATATCATCTCCATATCCAACAACCCAATCATTACGTGATGTAAATGAAAAAGATGATATTGTCATTGTTGGTACAGGATTAAGTGCGATTGATGTTATTAGATACGTCATGGACAATCATCAAAAATTCCCAATAGTGGTCACTTCAAGAAATGCGCAATTCCCAACAGTTAGAGGAACGAGACATCATATTGAAATGAAATATATTAATGCTGAACAAGTAGAGGTATTAAAAAAGAAAAATGACGGATTTTTAACTTTAGAAGATGTTGATGATTTATTTGAGAAAGAATGTGAACACCAAAATATTAACTTTAAAAAATTGCTTTATCGATTTAAAAGAGACAACGTTTATAATATGAAATATGATATGAGGCATGAAGATGAGGTAGGGCAATTCCAAGCATTTATGACTGAATTTAAACATCAAATAGTACCAATTTGGAATGCTTTAACATTAGAAGATAAATCACAATTTATTTCTAAGTATGGACATCACATTAAACGTAATACCAATCCAATGCCACAATCTACAGCAAAACAACTCATTGAATGGATTGAGAATGGTGATTTGATTGTTAAAGAAGGTCTAGAAAATGTGAGGAAATATTACGGTAAATTCAGGTTGAAATTTGAAAACGAGGACATTGAAGACCGTTATCATTATGTCATTAATGCTTCTGGTCCTAAAACACAGTTAAATGAATTAGAAAACGGTGAACACTTTATTAAAGATCTTGAAAATAAACAAATCGTTGCACCACATCCATTTGGTGGTATTCTCGTTAAACCGTATTCAAATGAAGTGATTAGTCCTAAATATGGCACATTAAATAATATTAAAGTGATCGGGCAACTAACAAGTGGCGTTCATTTTGATATGAATGGTGTATCGTTATTAGTTGAGCAAACAGTTCATGCTTCAACAGCATTTTATGAAAATTTTACTGTTCAAAAAGAAAACAAAAAGCATAAAAAATCAAAGAAAAATAAAAAGACTAAAAAAAATAAATCGAAAAAGAAATAA
- the ribD gene encoding bifunctional diaminohydroxyphosphoribosylaminopyrimidine deaminase/5-amino-6-(5-phosphoribosylamino)uracil reductase RibD — protein sequence MNQYLDFAIDLAERLQGQTSTNPSVGAVIVKNNRIIGFGAHLKKGEAHAEIQALKMAGEEAVDATIYVSLEPCSHYGLTPPCSKAIIDNGIVDVVYAVKDKSLANSGHQMLEDAGVKVTHAPSDRAEELYKDFFNQQETQLPFVTLKVSTSLDGKVATDDKESKWITNKAVKTDVLQLRSEHDAIITGGMTVREDNPLLTTRNADLKEPKRMILTRQSEFSEELEIFKDSTNPVTVITDHDQFKVNTNQNIEVKVCDLSELKTVLQQLYKDGYAKVMVEAGPNLISQFIEQSLVDQLVIYQAPKMIGGQGKYQYYKTDQINPLSNSKLFNIISTEIIDGDLKIILGKK from the coding sequence ATGAATCAATATTTAGATTTTGCGATTGATCTTGCTGAACGATTACAAGGTCAAACGAGTACAAATCCATCTGTAGGTGCAGTAATCGTTAAAAACAATAGAATTATTGGTTTTGGTGCTCATTTAAAGAAAGGTGAGGCGCATGCTGAAATCCAAGCATTGAAAATGGCTGGAGAAGAAGCAGTAGATGCAACGATTTATGTTTCATTGGAACCTTGTTCTCATTACGGATTGACGCCGCCTTGTTCGAAAGCAATTATCGATAATGGCATTGTTGATGTTGTCTATGCAGTGAAAGATAAATCTTTAGCTAATAGTGGACATCAAATGTTAGAGGATGCAGGTGTGAAAGTGACGCACGCACCTTCGGATAGAGCAGAAGAACTTTACAAAGATTTCTTTAATCAGCAGGAAACTCAATTACCGTTTGTTACTTTAAAGGTTTCAACAAGTTTAGACGGGAAAGTGGCCACAGATGATAAAGAAAGTAAATGGATTACAAATAAAGCAGTTAAGACAGACGTATTACAATTAAGAAGTGAACATGATGCGATTATAACTGGTGGAATGACGGTACGAGAAGATAATCCTTTATTGACAACACGTAATGCAGATTTAAAGGAACCAAAGCGAATGATACTCACACGACAATCTGAATTTAGTGAGGAACTTGAAATCTTCAAAGATAGTACAAATCCAGTTACAGTCATAACGGATCACGATCAATTTAAAGTAAATACGAATCAAAATATAGAAGTTAAGGTCTGTGACTTATCTGAATTAAAAACAGTCTTGCAACAATTATATAAAGATGGTTATGCAAAAGTGATGGTTGAGGCAGGTCCAAACCTGATATCTCAATTTATAGAACAATCATTAGTAGACCAGTTAGTTATTTATCAAGCCCCGAAAATGATTGGCGGTCAAGGAAAGTATCAATATTATAAAACTGATCAAATAAATCCTTTATCCAACAGCAAATTATTTAACATTATATCAACAGAAATTATTGATGGAGATCTTAAAATAATTTTGGGAAAGAAGTGA
- a CDS encoding riboflavin synthase, which produces MFTGLIETVGVIKNVNTKSGVKSISIYAPEITDDLSLGDSVAVNGVCLTVTEQNASVFTVEVITGTISVTYLERLTINDKVNLERAMLANGRFGGHFVSGHVDGKGTIKRITKRNDEWIIEISINDDLIQQMIDKGSITVDGISLTIFKLNQHSFEIHLIPETRERTIFVNKKQGDEVHIETDLLFKYVQKITQQSNTNISKERLVNLGF; this is translated from the coding sequence ATGTTCACTGGACTTATCGAAACAGTTGGTGTAATTAAAAACGTAAATACTAAAAGTGGTGTAAAATCAATTTCAATTTATGCCCCTGAAATTACAGACGACTTATCATTAGGTGATTCTGTAGCGGTTAATGGCGTTTGTCTTACTGTTACAGAACAAAACGCATCTGTATTTACTGTTGAAGTGATTACAGGAACGATTTCAGTCACATATTTAGAACGTTTAACAATCAATGACAAAGTAAATCTTGAAAGAGCGATGCTCGCAAACGGCAGGTTTGGTGGTCATTTTGTGAGTGGACATGTAGATGGTAAAGGTACTATAAAGCGAATTACAAAACGAAATGATGAATGGATTATTGAAATATCAATCAATGACGATTTAATTCAACAAATGATTGATAAAGGATCCATTACAGTTGATGGCATTAGTTTAACTATTTTCAAATTAAATCAACATTCCTTTGAAATTCATTTAATTCCTGAAACACGTGAAAGAACGATCTTCGTCAATAAAAAACAAGGTGACGAAGTTCATATCGAAACGGATTTACTTTTTAAATATGTACAAAAGATCACACAGCAAAGTAATACAAATATATCTAAAGAACGTTTAGTTAATTTAGGATTTTAG
- the ribB gene encoding 3,4-dihydroxy-2-butanone-4-phosphate synthase, translating to MFDQVEEAIADLKLGKPIIVVDDEDRENEGDLIAVSEYLTADTINFMATYARGLICAPVSNEIAEQLNLNLMSQTNDKFKTAFTVSVDHISSTTGISAFERTDTIKGLVNETSPDAFVRPGHIFPLIAKDNGVLERVGHTEACVDLARLSGAKPAGAICEIMNDDGTMAHREDLYEFKLKHQLKMITIDDLVQYRKIHDQIVHFESKIELPTAFGTFDMYGFTSELDDKEYLAIVSGEIHDGMNVRIHSECVTGDIFHSARCDCGEQLEYAMKYIQEHGGMILYLPQEGRGIGLINKLKAYELIEQGYDTVTANEALGFAADLRDYTEASQILKYFNIEEIRLISNNPDKFQQIQDLGIRISDRVPVVIPANKTNQSYLNTKKDQMGHLL from the coding sequence ATGTTTGATCAAGTCGAAGAAGCAATAGCAGATTTGAAATTAGGCAAACCAATCATCGTTGTAGATGATGAAGATAGAGAAAATGAAGGTGATCTTATTGCAGTGTCAGAGTATTTAACTGCTGATACGATTAATTTTATGGCTACTTATGCAAGAGGTTTAATATGTGCACCGGTTAGTAATGAAATCGCAGAACAATTGAACTTGAATTTAATGTCTCAAACGAATGATAAATTTAAGACTGCATTTACAGTAAGTGTCGATCACATATCTTCAACAACTGGCATTAGCGCATTTGAAAGAACAGATACAATAAAAGGTCTTGTAAATGAAACATCACCAGATGCATTTGTACGACCTGGTCATATTTTCCCATTGATTGCTAAAGATAATGGAGTACTTGAAAGAGTTGGGCATACAGAAGCTTGCGTCGATTTAGCAAGATTGTCAGGTGCTAAACCTGCTGGAGCAATATGTGAAATTATGAATGATGATGGAACAATGGCACATCGTGAAGATTTATACGAATTCAAACTGAAACACCAATTAAAAATGATTACAATAGATGATTTAGTTCAATATAGAAAAATACACGATCAAATCGTTCATTTTGAATCAAAAATAGAATTGCCAACTGCCTTTGGTACATTTGATATGTATGGTTTCACTTCAGAACTAGATGATAAAGAGTATTTAGCAATCGTATCTGGTGAAATTCATGACGGTATGAATGTGCGTATTCATTCTGAATGTGTAACAGGTGATATTTTCCATAGTGCAAGATGTGATTGTGGAGAACAGTTAGAATATGCTATGAAATATATTCAAGAACATGGTGGAATGATTTTATATCTACCACAAGAAGGTCGCGGCATTGGACTGATTAATAAATTAAAAGCTTATGAATTAATAGAGCAAGGTTATGATACAGTTACAGCCAATGAAGCTTTAGGGTTTGCGGCTGATTTAAGAGATTATACTGAGGCAAGTCAAATTTTGAAATACTTTAATATAGAAGAAATTAGATTAATTAGCAATAATCCAGATAAATTTCAACAAATTCAAGATTTAGGTATTCGCATATCAGATAGAGTACCAGTTGTTATACCAGCTAATAAAACGAATCAATCATATTTAAATACAAAAAAAGACCAAATGGGTCACTTACTATAA
- the ribE gene encoding 6,7-dimethyl-8-ribityllumazine synthase: MNFEGKMNGSDLKVAIVVGRFNDFITGRLLDGAKDTLVRHNVEEDQIHVAYVPGAFEIPLVAKKLAESKKYDAVITLGCVIRGATTHYDYVCNEVAKGVSKVNDSTGVPVIFGVVTTETIEQAIERAGTKAGNKGGDAALAAIEMANLIKNIDSQL, from the coding sequence ATGAACTTTGAAGGTAAAATGAATGGATCAGATTTAAAAGTAGCAATCGTTGTAGGTAGATTTAATGACTTTATCACAGGTAGATTATTAGATGGCGCGAAAGATACATTAGTACGTCACAATGTGGAAGAAGATCAAATCCATGTTGCATATGTACCAGGCGCATTTGAGATTCCATTAGTAGCAAAAAAATTAGCTGAATCAAAAAAATACGATGCAGTAATTACTTTAGGATGTGTAATAAGAGGGGCAACTACACATTATGATTATGTATGTAATGAAGTTGCTAAAGGCGTATCAAAAGTAAATGACTCAACTGGTGTTCCAGTTATATTCGGTGTTGTAACAACTGAAACAATTGAACAAGCAATTGAAAGAGCAGGAACAAAAGCTGGTAATAAAGGCGGAGATGCCGCATTAGCAGCAATTGAAATGGCTAACTTAATTAAAAATATCGATAGTCAACTATAA
- a CDS encoding proline dehydrogenase family protein — protein MPVVKDFFIALSNNKFLNESAKKMGPALGANKVVAGVDIDSTIDTVEKLNKRGMTVTLDNLGEFVTSRQEALEAQQNIVEVMRRAYNANIKAHVSIKLTQLGVNIDKEFAYKNTREILLKASEYGNTFVNIDAEKYEDLVGITETLDKLKGEFDNVGTVIQAYLYDAINIMDKYSDVRLRLVKGAYKEAAHIAYQSKEEIDANYIKLIERRLLTSHAFTSIATHDHNVINHVKQFVEKHNIDKDKFEFQMLFGFRTDYAYELAKEGYQFCMYVPFGQDWFGYFMRRLAERPQNMNLMLLDILHHKNTKKVAIGAGVVTSASLIAASSIALFKKK, from the coding sequence ATGCCTGTTGTAAAAGATTTCTTCATCGCATTATCTAACAATAAATTCCTAAATGAATCTGCTAAGAAAATGGGTCCTGCACTAGGTGCAAACAAGGTTGTAGCCGGAGTTGATATTGATTCAACGATCGATACGGTTGAAAAACTTAACAAAAGAGGAATGACCGTTACGTTAGATAATCTAGGCGAATTTGTAACATCACGCCAGGAAGCACTTGAAGCACAACAAAATATTGTCGAAGTGATGCGTCGTGCTTATAATGCCAATATTAAAGCACACGTATCTATAAAATTAACACAACTTGGTGTGAATATCGACAAAGAATTTGCCTATAAGAATACGCGTGAAATTTTATTAAAAGCATCTGAATACGGTAATACATTTGTAAATATCGATGCTGAAAAATATGAAGATCTAGTTGGAATTACAGAAACACTAGATAAATTAAAAGGTGAATTCGATAATGTTGGTACTGTTATTCAAGCTTATTTATATGATGCGATTAATATCATGGATAAATACTCAGATGTTAGATTACGTTTAGTGAAAGGTGCATATAAAGAAGCAGCACATATTGCATACCAATCAAAAGAAGAAATAGATGCGAATTATATCAAACTGATTGAAAGAAGGTTATTAACTTCTCATGCTTTCACTTCAATTGCTACACATGATCACAATGTTATTAATCATGTTAAACAATTTGTTGAAAAGCATAACATCGACAAAGATAAATTCGAATTCCAAATGTTATTTGGTTTCAGAACTGATTATGCATATGAACTTGCTAAAGAAGGTTATCAATTCTGTATGTATGTTCCATTTGGCCAAGATTGGTTCGGATACTTTATGAGAAGACTTGCTGAAAGACCTCAGAACATGAATTTAATGTTATTAGATATTCTTCATCATAAAAACACAAAAAAAGTTGCTATTGGTGCTGGTGTTGTCACTTCCGCTTCGTTAATTGCAGCAAGTAGCATTGCATTATTTAAGAAAAAATAA